A segment of the Actinomycetota bacterium genome:
ACTGATCCTGACCGCGCTGGGTCTGGCGAGCGCGGACGTGGTCGGCGGCGCCGTGCGCAGGCGCATCCGGACGTTCGCGGTGGGCGGGCTGCTGGCGGCGGTGGCCGCCGCCGTCTATCTGGCGGCCAACCGTGCGGCGTTCTACGGGACCTACTTCGGTGGGACGCTGCGTTTCGACGACATGACGTCCTTCGGCCGAGTGCTGTTCTGCACCGCCGGGGCGCTGGTGGTCATGGCTTCCTGGGAGTTCTACGAGGACGAGTCCAGGCTGGAGTACTTCACTCTGTTCGTGATGTCGCTGCTGGGTGAGGTCATCGTCGTCGGCGGGCAGACGATGCTCATGCTGTTCATCGGGATCGAGTTGCTCGCGCTGCCGACTTACGCGCTGACCGCGATCATCCGGCGCCAGCAGGCCGCGGTCGAGGCCGGGCTCAAGTACTTCATGCTGGGGATGCTCGCGTCCATCGTGATGCTGTACGGCATGTCGTTGCTGTACGGGTCGTTCGGGACGATCAGCTACGCGCGGCCGCTGTTCAGCGGTGGGACGCAGATGCCTGGCCGAGCCGACGTGGTGCTGTTCGCGTTCTTCCTGCTCTTCATGGGTCTGGGTTTCAAGATCGTCGCTTTCCCGTTCCACTTCTGGAGCCCGGATGTGTACGCGGGCGGCTCCACTCCCGTGGTGGCCTACATCGCCACGGTCCCGAAGGTCGCCATAGTGCTCGCCATCTTCCGCATCCTCGGTCCGACGTACGCGGCGGGCTATCCCACGATCAGGCTGTACATCGGTCTTCTCGCGTTGCTGTCGATGACGTTCGGCAACCTGGTAGCGCTGCAGCAGAGCGACGTCAGGCGCATGCTCGCGTACTCGGGCATCTCGAACACCGGCTACGCCCTGGTCGGCCTTGTGGCGGGAGGTGAGGCGGCGTTCGGCGCGCTACTGTTCTTCCTGACCGTGTACACGTTCGCCAACCTCGGCGCCTTCTTCGTCATCCTCGGCGTCTCAGGGCAGGAGTCGACGCTCATGGACGAGTTCAACGGCCTGGCGAAACGCTCGCCGCTGCTGGCGGCGTCGATGGCCATCTTCCTGTTCTCTTTGGGCGGCACGCCGCCCCTGGCCGGCTTCTTCGGCAAGTTCGTGTTGTTCAAGAGTGCCGTGGACGGCGGTCTCGCCTACCTGGCGGCGGCCGGTCTGATCAACACGGTCGTGGCGGTGGGCTACTACCTGCGCATCACGCAGCGGATGTATGCGCTTCCCCCGACGAGTCCGGAGGCGAGGATGCCAAGGCCTCGCGGAATGCTCGCGGTGGCACTGACGCTGGTGCTGGCGGCTACGCTCCTGCTGGGCGTGTTCGGGATTCCGTGGTTCGCGCGCGTGGTGTGAAGCGCCTGTTCCGCTAGGAAGTCCCCGTGCATGTCGTTGCTGTGCAGGATCGTGAACTTCCTGGTTCCGCTCATCGGTGACCTCCAGTGTCAGTCGTCGTCACGCCTCGCCGCGAGCTTCGCTCCGATGCCGGCGACGGTGTTGCGCCGGGCCGTCTCGGCCCACGGCTGCGCCATCGCGTGGGCGTACCACTGCGCGGCCTCGGGGAGCCACGCGGCCGAGAGGTAGCCGAGCCACTCGGCGTTCCAGACGCCGGCCAGGCACACGCCAGCATCGCTGAACTCGCGCTCCGCCTCTCCCAGGATCTCCATCTTGGGGTCGGCGGAAACGCCTCCTATCAGCGCGGCGGTCATCTGCATGACGTCCGAGTCCTGTCAGCCCGTGCTCTCGAGGAGTCTGCCGGCGAACCCGGGCGCGCCGGAGTGCAGTGCCCGGACGCAGAGCACCGGGACCTTGACGAACAGTTGCTTGACCTCGGCGGTCCAGATCTGGACCCACCCGTTCTCGTTGAGCCAGTCGATGGTGGTGATGACCAGCGCCTCGGCCAGCGTCTTGGAGCTCACCGTCTCCCCGGTGGGCGAGGTCCAGAAGAACAGGCCGCCGCCCCGCGGGAGCACGCGGCCCGAGCATACGTAGAGTCGCGCCGCGACCGAGAACTCGCGTCCGTCGGGTGTCTGGACCTCGGTCACGGCTGCTCCTCCCGTCGGTGCGCCCCCCGCACCCGCAAGCGCCATCGTCGCACCCGCTTCCGGGCGCGATGCCCCAGCCAGGCGGCCGCATCGATTGTCCGCTCGCGCGCCGACGGCTACCATGGCCGCATCGCTCCGGGGGAGCAGTCTCGCGCAGGGGGTGCGCCATGCTGAAGACCGTCGCCGTTCCCGTGGAACTGTCCGACCACGACCAGCGGGTGCTCCAGTTTGTCGCGGGGATGTCCCGGTGGGGGGTGCGGCGCGTGGTCGCGATCCACGTCGCACAGCTGACCGGCATGGAGCGCTCGGTCGCACTGCAGAAGGAGTCCGAGCTGTCACGCACGCTCGACTCGATCTGCGCCGGGCTGGAAGGCTCCGATATCGACTTCGAATGCGTTCTGGCCGGCGGTGCACCGGCGGCGGCGATAGTCCAGACGGCGGCGGAACACTCGGCAGACGCCATCGTGCTCGGGACGCGCGCCAAGACGGTGCTCAACGAGATCACGCTCGGCAGTGTCTCCGAGGAGCTCGCTCGCACCTCCACGCTGCCCGTGATGCTGGTGCCGTTCAAGGTGCTCTCCGAGTCCTCGGCGGATGACATACGCGCGATGGGCGCTGAGGCGTTCAGCTACATCCAGCACCCCACCGACTTCTCCGACCCCGCCGAGCGCATGCTCGACTTCATCAAGTCGCTGGCAGGCGGTGGCGTTGGCCGTGTGCTGGTGAGCTCGATCATCGACCCGGCCAAGCAGGACGAGAGCGGCCCTCACGAACGCTCGGCACGACGCATCCTCGCCGGGATCCAGCGCGAACTCGCCGAGTCGGGGATCGAGGCCGACACGGAGCTGGCAGTGGGCAACGTCGTCGACGAGATACTGCGGCTCTCTAAAGAGCACGGCACCACGAGCTTCGCGATGGGCTCGCGCGGGCGGACGATTCAGGGCGAGCTGTTGCTCGGCTCCGTGTCGCTGTCCGTGATGCGAGTGAGTGGCCGGCCGGTCCTGATAGGTCACTAGGTGAACGGTCCACGCACGTTGTTTACGGCTGGACCCGCGTGATTGGTTGCTTGCCGCCGATTCCTCCATGCGGTCGATGGAGATTGTAGTACTCAGGAACGGGTCGAGTCGCTCGGCCCGTTCCTCGCTGTTCGCGTACGGTCTGACGTATGCCCACTCGTTCGTGATGATTCTGACGGACGCCTCAGCCTTGCCGTTGGTCTGAGGTCGGTACGGACGAGTCTTCTTGACTGCGATGCTGCGATCGCTGAGCAGGCTGCGAAACGCGTACGAGCAGTAGCCTGAACCGTTGTCCGTCAGGACCCGACGCACCTCGATGCCGGCGGCAGCGAAGAACTCCAAGGCGTGCTCTGTGAAGGCCGTGACGCTCGCCGCGGTTTCGTCAGGGAGGATCTCCGCGAAGGCCAGACGCGAGTGGTCGTCGATCGCCACGTGCACGGCGTCCCAGCCCAGTCCTCGTGGGCTCCTGTTGCCCCCGAATCGTTTTCCACCGCCTTCGCCGATGTGGCCGAGCTTCTTGATATCCAGCAGGGCAACACTCGGTACGGTTCCACGACTTGCGACACGCTCACGCGACGATCATGCTGCGCGCCGGCGTCCCCGTTCACGTCGTCTCAGCCCGGCTCGGACACGCCGACCCTGCACTGACTCTGAGGGTCTACGCCCATGTGCTTCCGGGGCAGCAGCGAGACGCCGCCGCACTCGTCGGCGAGGCTATCGAAAGAGCGCTTGCGGCCCTCTGACTTCCCATTCGGCAGACTTTCGGCAGACTTGGGCAGCCCCCAGCGGCTCGGCGCCCGTCGCCCTCAAGCCCATAACGACCCACCAGCGCAGGTGAGGCCCCTCGTTTCCGAGGGGCCTCACCGTCGTTGCCTTGGTGGAGCCTAGGGGGCTCGAACCCCTGACCTTCTGGCTGCCAGCCAGACGCTCTCCCAGCTGAGCTAAGGCCCCACATGCTTCAAGAGCCCCGAAGGGCAAGCGACAGTATATCAGCGGCTCGCCGAGGGTCAACGCGAGCTGGTGCGGCGTGCTACGCTCGTCACGACGTGCACGAGCGGCCCGCAGGGGGACACACATGAGCCGGTACGACTGGGACGAGAAGCTCGCGACGGGCGACGAGGACGTCGACGCCCAGCACCGCTACCTCTTCGGCATCATCAACCGGCTGCACGACGCCATCCTCGACGGTGTCGGTGACGAACTCGTCGCACGTACCATCGAGGAACTCAACGAGTACATCGGAGTCCACTTCGCCGACGAGGAGGCCCTCATGCAGCGCGTCGGCTACCCGGGCTACGAGGAGCAGCGCGAACAGCACGCGGACTTCGCTGCGGAGACGCTCGAACTCTCGGAGGCGTTCCTCGCGGGCACGTACGTCCTGCCGATCACGCTGTCGGTGCACATCTTCACGTGGCTCGAGGACCACGTGCGGCACGAGGACGCCAAGATTGCGGAGTGGATCCGCTCGCAGAAGCACTCCTGGGAGCGGTAGCTACCCGCCCGTCTCGCCCAGCTCGGCGACGGGCGGGCCCTCGACGGCCGGCTCGAGCCTCGCATCGCTCGCCCCGCGCGGCCGCAGCATCGCGAGCGCCTCGGCCGACACCATGCCGCCGAGGATCAGCGCAGCTCCGGCCAGCTGCGGCGCGCCGAAGACGTCGCCGCCGAGCCACCACCCGAACAGGCCGCCGAACGCCGGCTCGCACACGAGGATGAGCGCGGTGCTCGTCGGCGAGAGCAGCCGCTGGGCGTGGGTCTGCACCGCGAACGCCACCGCCGAGGCGAGCACGCCGGTGACCGCGAGCGCGAGCCACAGCTGCCCGCCGGTCGGCAGCGGCGGCCGCTCGACCACCGCCGCGACCGCGCCGCAGAACACCGCAGCGGTCGCGAGCTGGACCAGCGTGAGCGCCACCGCATCGTGCCGCCGCCCGAGCCCGCCGAGCACGATCATGTGCGCCGAGTATGCGACCGCGCACAGGAGCACCCGCGTGTCGCCCGAGTTCCAGCCGTCCACACCCCCGGTGAGCAGCCACATCCCGACCACGGCGAGCCCGACGCCCGCGAGCGCGTACGCGTGCGGCACGCGCCGCAGCACGACTGCCTGCAGGACCGGCGTGATCACCACGAACATCCCGGTGATGAACGCGGCCTTCGACGCCGAGGTGCCCTGCAGGCCCCACGTCTGGAACACGTAGCCCGCCGTCAGAAGGACGCCCGCCAGCAGTCCGACGCGCAGCGTACCCGGGCCGAACCGCTTGAACACGCCCGGGAACAGGACGACGAACGCCACGCTCGCGACCGTGAAGCGCCAGCCGAGGAAGGCGTAGAGCGGGTAGGCGGCCACGGCGGCCTTGACCATGACGAAGGTGCCGCCCCACACCATCGCGACCGCGACGAGGGCGAGCGAGACCGCCAGCCTGCTGAAGCGCCCCGCGCTCACTCGCCGTCCGGAGCGCCCGCGCCCGCGCCGGCCGTCTCAGGGGACGCGATCTCTTCGGGCAACGCGAGCCGCTCGGCGTCGTTCCACAGCTTGTCGAGCCGGTAGAACTCGCGCTCTGCCGGCTGGAACACGTGCATGACGACGTCCCCGAAGTCGAGCAGGATCCATCGCGCCTCGCGCTCGCCCTCGCGGCCGATACAGTGGACGCCGGCGTCGCGCATGCGCCGCTCGACCGCCTCGGCGATCGTCGCGACGTGCCGGTCGCTCGTGCCGGTGGCGATCACGAAGTAGTCGGTGACGACGAGCTGGTCCGCCACGTTCATGGCGATCAGGTCGACGGCCTTCTTGTCGGATGCGGCCTCCGCCGCCAACAGCGCGTGCTCCCTGGCGTCCAGCGCCCTCGCTCCCCTCGCGTTCATTCGCCCGCGGGCGGCTTGTAGTCCTTGCCGATGATGACGATCACGTCGGCGACGCCCTGGGTGGACTCGCGCTGCGAGACCTTGCCCACGCCGCCGAGCGCGCGGCGCACGTCCTCGCCGGGCTTGGCGTCGGCCGTCTCGACCGTGATGATCGTCTCGCGGTAGTTGAAGTTGTCGGCGTTGCCGGTGCTCACCACGCGGAACCCCGCCTTGATGAGCTGCTTGGCGGCGACCCCGCCGATCCCCGGCACGCCGGCGCCGTTGTAGACGATGATGCGGACGCGCTCCGCCGCCGACTCGGGCGTGACGTCCCACCACTTCGCGAGCAGGTCCGCCACCGCCTCGGTCTGCGGCTCGAGGTACTCCTCATCGCCGAGCGACAGCGGCTTGACCGGCAGCGGCGCCAGCCCGATTCTGCTGCCCGCCGCCACGTCCATGACCGAGGCGAACCGCGTCTTCGCCTCCGCGGTGAGGTTGGTGTCCTGCTGGCCTGCGATCATGCCGGCGACGGACTGCTTCTCGAGCGCCGACTGGTAGATCGCCTTGTCGACCACCACGTACTGGTCGAACCGCACGCCGAGGAAGTTCGACACGGCCGCCATCGCGACGTCCGGGCCGCCGATGAGGCTCTCGCCCACCTTCTCGAGCCCCTGGCCTGGGACCTCCACGAAGACCGCGGCCGGGATGGCGAGACCCCAGACCTGCTGCTCCTCGGGCTCGACGCGCAGCGCGAGGAACCCGTAGGCGACCCCGCCGTCCTTCGCGATGACCAGCAGGTTGTCGCGCGCGGCCTCGGACTGGCCCTCGGCGCTCTGCGCGCGCTCGGCAGCCCGCTTCGCCATCCAGCGCGCGAGCCCGTTGACGCCGGTGGCGGCCAGGTACAGCCCGAGGCTCACCGCCACGGTCACGCCGACCACGGTCCACACCATGCGCCACGTCAGCCACGCGACCCGGCCGGCGGTGTCGACCGCGTCGGTCACCTTCTCTTTGACCTCGTACTCGGCCTGCGCGCGCTTGGCGACCTTGCGGCTCTTCGACCGCCGCCGCGTCCCGCGCCAGCCCGACGGCGCCTCCGGCGCGCGGCGGAGCTTGCTGCGGCGCGGGCGCTCGTCGTCGAGCAGCCCCGCGATCTGCTCCTCGTCGGCGGCCGCCTCGGCCGGCGTCCCTTCGATCGGCGCGCCCTCGTCGGCGGGCACGTCCTCGGACAGCGGAGCCCGCGCGTCCTCGTCCGTCACGGCCGCACCTCCTCGACGAGTGACTCCCAGACCGCATGCGCGCGCGGATGGATGCGCTTGCGCTTGGCGACGAGGTGGCACAGCGTGCGCTGATACGCGCGGAAGAACAGCTCGTCGAGGCCGACCTCACCGACCGAGGCCCGCAGTTCGTCGACGCCCTCCCAGCTGCGCGCGGGCTCGATCATGTCGGCGACGTAGACCGCCTTGGCCAGGTCGCTCATGCCGACCGATCCGAGCGTGTGCGCCTCGACCGCGTGTACGACGTCCTCGCCGATGCCCGGGAACTCGCGGCGCACCTCGGCCGCCGCCGTGCGCGCGTGCAGCAGGTACGGCCGCGCGCGCTCGACCTCATCGACGTCCAGACCGAGCTCCTCGGCGCTGGCGAGCAGGTCGTCGTCGCCGGCATCGCGGTGCCAGTCGTGCAGCAGGCCCGCGAGCTCGGCGGCCTTCGGGTTCAGCCCGTACTCCGACGCGAGCGAAGCGGCGGCGGCGGCCACGCGCTCGCAGTGCCCGAGCGACCGCTCGCTCAGGCGTGATGCCAGCGACGCGCGCACGTCGGTCGTGGTCGGCAGCGGCGCGTTCACTCGGGCTCCCGGTACAGGCTCATCTTGGCGATGTAGCCGGCCACCGACTCCGGCAGCAGGTAGCGCACGGGCCTGCGCTCGGCCACGCGCCGGCGGATGTCGGTCGACGAGATCGCCAGCGACGGGACCTCCATGAACTCGATCCGCACTCCGCTCGCCGCGTCGGCGTGCGCCTGACGCGCCGCGGCCAGGTCGTAGCCCGGCCGGGTGGCGGCGATGAAGACCGCCAGGTCCGCGTAGCGGCCCGCGTCCTTCCAACTCAGCATCTCCCACACGGCGTCGGCGCCGGTGATGAAGAACAGGTCGGCGGTGTGGCCGTACTGCTCGCGCAGCGCCTCGAGCGTGTCCACCGTGTAGGTCGGGCCCGGCCGCTCGATCTCCATGCGCGAGACCGTGAAGTCCGGGTTGCTCGCCGTGGCCAGCACCGCCATCAGGTAGCGGTCCTCGGCGTCAGACACGCGCACGTGCGTCTTGCGCACGGGCGTGCCCGTCGGCATGAAGACCACCGAGTCGAGGTTGAACTGGACGAGCGCCTCCTCGGCGGTCACCAGGTGGCCGAAGTGGATGGGATCGAACGTCCCACCCATGATCCCGAGACGCGACTTCTTCCTCACTCGCGTATCTGACCGCTTCCGTAGCCGACCCACTTGGTCGAGGTGAGCGCTGCGAGCCCCATCGGCCCGCGCGCGTGCAGCTTCTGGGTCGAGATGCCGATCTCGGCGCCGAGGCCGAACTCGCCGCCGTCGGTGAAACGCGTCGACGCGTTCACGTACACCGCCGCGGCGTCCACCGCCTCGACGAACTGCCGGGCGGCCTCGTAGTCCGTGGTGATGATGGCCTCGGAGTGCTTGCTGCCGTAGGTCGTGATGTGGCGGATGGCCTCGTCGATGTTCTTGACGACCTTCACGGCCATCTTCAGGTCGAGGTACTCGGCGTACCAGTCCTCATCGGTGGCCGCGTTGATGCGCGTGATCGCCCCGAGGCCCCGGGTCTTGTCGCAACCGTAGATGGTCACGCCCTGCTCCTCGAGCGCCTTGAGGATCGGCGGCAGGACCTTCTCGTAGTGCTCGTCGTCGACAAGCAGCGTCTCGGCGGCGTTGCACACGCCCGGGCGCTGGCACTTCGCGTTCACGACGATACGTTCCGCCATCTTCGGGTCGGCGGTCTCGTGTACGTAGATGTGGCAGTTGCCGACGCCCGTCTCGATGACCGGCACCTTCGAGTTCTCGACGCAGCTGCGGATGAGACCGGCGCCGCCGCGCGGGATGAGCACGTCGACCAGCCCGTGCAGGCCCATGAGCTCCTCGGCGGCCTCGTGCTCCGTGCTCTCGATCGACTGGATGCAGTCGTCCGGCAGGCCGGTGCCCACGGCGGCCTTGGCCAGCGTCTTCGTGAGCGCCAAGCAGCTCTTGATCGCCATGGAGCCGCCGCGCAGGATGACCGCGTTCCCGGTCTTGATGCACAGGCCGGCGGCGTCGGCGGTCACGTTCGGACGCGCCTCGTAGATGATCGCGACCACACCGAGCGGCACGCGGATCTGCTCGAGCCGGATGCCGTTGTGCATCTTCGAGCCGCCGACGACCTCGCCGACCGGGTCCGGCAGCAGCGAGAGCGCCTTCAGGGCCTCCGACATCGACTTCAGGCGCGCGGGGTTCAGCTCGAGCCGGTCGAGCAGCGACGCGGCGGTGTTCTTGGCCTTCGCGGCCTCCATGTCCTCGGCGTTCGCTGCGAGGATCGCGTCCTGGTCGGACATGAGTGCGGCGGCCATCGCGAGCAGTGCGCGGTTGCGCTGGCCCGTCGAGGTGAGCGCGAGTCCGCGGGAAGCGACCTGGGCGGCCTTCGCGAGGTTGGTGACCTCAGACATCCGTCGTACCTCCGGTCCGTAGCGTGCCCGTTCGAAGAATCAAAGTACCACCAAGCCGTCCCGGTGGACGACCTCCTCGCCCGCGTAACCGGGCAGCACCGCGGGGATGTCGGCCGTGCGCATCCCGAGGACCAGCCGCAGGTCCGCCGAGGACATCGAGACGATACCGCGTGCGATGACCTCGCCTGACGGGCCCTCCAGCGTGACGGTGTCGCCGGGCGCGAACTCGCCGTCCACGTGCGTGACCCCCGCGGGCAGCAGGCTCCTGCCGCGCTGGGTGAGCGCGACGACCGCGCCCTCGTCCACGCGCACCGTGCCGACCGCGTGGGCCCCCGCCGCGATCCACAGTTTGCGGCTCTTGAGCTGGCCTTCCGCACCCGAGAAGCGCGTGCCGATCTCCTCGCCCCGCGCAGCTGCGACCACGGCGCCCTCGCGGCGCCCGTCGCACAGCACGAGGTCGATGCCGGCTTTCATGAGCACGCGCGCCGCCTCGATCTTCGTGATCATGCCGCCCGTGCCCACCGTGCTGCCCGCGCCGCCGGCCGCCGCGACCATCTCCTCGGTGAGCTCGTCGACGTGCGCGAGCAGGTCCGCGTCGCGGTTGGTGCGCGGGTCGGCGGTGTAGAGCCCCTCGGTGTCCGTGAGCATCACGACGAGGTCGGCGTGCACCATCGTGGCGACCACCGCGGCGAGCGTGTCGTTGTCGCCGAAGCGGATCTCCTCGACGGCGGTGGTGTCGTTCTCGTTGACGACCGGCACCGCGCCCATCTCGAGCAGCCGCGCGAACGTGTCGCAGGCGTGGAGGTACTGCGTGCGGTGGTGCGTGTCCTGCCGCGTGACGAGCACCTGTCCTGCGACGAGCCCGTGCGAGGCGAGCGCGTCCGCGTACGCAGCGATAAGCCGCGCCTGACCCACGGCCGCCGTGGCCTGGAGCGCGGGGATCTCCTCGGGGCGCCCGGAAAGGCCGAGCGCCTCGATGCCGGCCGCGATGGCGCCGCTCGTGACGATGACGACTTGGTCGCCGCTCTCACGCAGCGCCGCAGTCTGGGCCG
Coding sequences within it:
- a CDS encoding NADH-quinone oxidoreductase subunit N, with the protein product MWRWPRYSGADLTRSLIAWLPEVLLILTALGLASADVVGGAVRRRIRTFAVGGLLAAVAAAVYLAANRAAFYGTYFGGTLRFDDMTSFGRVLFCTAGALVVMASWEFYEDESRLEYFTLFVMSLLGEVIVVGGQTMLMLFIGIELLALPTYALTAIIRRQQAAVEAGLKYFMLGMLASIVMLYGMSLLYGSFGTISYARPLFSGGTQMPGRADVVLFAFFLLFMGLGFKIVAFPFHFWSPDVYAGGSTPVVAYIATVPKVAIVLAIFRILGPTYAAGYPTIRLYIGLLALLSMTFGNLVALQQSDVRRMLAYSGISNTGYALVGLVAGGEAAFGALLFFLTVYTFANLGAFFVILGVSGQESTLMDEFNGLAKRSPLLAASMAIFLFSLGGTPPLAGFFGKFVLFKSAVDGGLAYLAAAGLINTVVAVGYYLRITQRMYALPPTSPEARMPRPRGMLAVALTLVLAATLLLGVFGIPWFARVV
- a CDS encoding bacteriohemerythrin, producing the protein MSRYDWDEKLATGDEDVDAQHRYLFGIINRLHDAILDGVGDELVARTIEELNEYIGVHFADEEALMQRVGYPGYEEQREQHADFAAETLELSEAFLAGTYVLPITLSVHIFTWLEDHVRHEDAKIAEWIRSQKHSWER
- a CDS encoding universal stress protein, with product MPQPGGRIDCPLARRRLPWPHRSGGAVSRRGCAMLKTVAVPVELSDHDQRVLQFVAGMSRWGVRRVVAIHVAQLTGMERSVALQKESELSRTLDSICAGLEGSDIDFECVLAGGAPAAAIVQTAAEHSADAIVLGTRAKTVLNEITLGSVSEELARTSTLPVMLVPFKVLSESSADDIRAMGAEAFSYIQHPTDFSDPAERMLDFIKSLAGGGVGRVLVSSIIDPAKQDESGPHERSARRILAGIQRELAESGIEADTELAVGNVVDEILRLSKEHGTTSFAMGSRGRTIQGELLLGSVSLSVMRVSGRPVLIGH
- the proB gene encoding glutamate 5-kinase, producing MARIVVKVGSSLLTREGGGLDRDFVGALSAQTAALRESGDQVVIVTSGAIAAGIEALGLSGRPEEIPALQATAAVGQARLIAAYADALASHGLVAGQVLVTRQDTHHRTQYLHACDTFARLLEMGAVPVVNENDTTAVEEIRFGDNDTLAAVVATMVHADLVVMLTDTEGLYTADPRTNRDADLLAHVDELTEEMVAAAGGAGSTVGTGGMITKIEAARVLMKAGIDLVLCDGRREGAVVAAARGEEIGTRFSGAEGQLKSRKLWIAAGAHAVGTVRVDEGAVVALTQRGRSLLPAGVTHVDGEFAPGDTVTLEGPSGEVIARGIVSMSSADLRLVLGMRTADIPAVLPGYAGEEVVHRDGLVVL
- a CDS encoding nicotinate-nucleotide adenylyltransferase translates to MGGTFDPIHFGHLVTAEEALVQFNLDSVVFMPTGTPVRKTHVRVSDAEDRYLMAVLATASNPDFTVSRMEIERPGPTYTVDTLEALREQYGHTADLFFITGADAVWEMLSWKDAGRYADLAVFIAATRPGYDLAAARQAHADAASGVRIEFMEVPSLAISSTDIRRRVAERRPVRYLLPESVAGYIAKMSLYREPE
- a CDS encoding HD domain-containing protein; this translates as MNAPLPTTTDVRASLASRLSERSLGHCERVAAAAASLASEYGLNPKAAELAGLLHDWHRDAGDDDLLASAEELGLDVDEVERARPYLLHARTAAAEVRREFPGIGEDVVHAVEAHTLGSVGMSDLAKAVYVADMIEPARSWEGVDELRASVGEVGLDELFFRAYQRTLCHLVAKRKRIHPRAHAVWESLVEEVRP
- a CDS encoding LytR family transcriptional regulator — protein: MTDEDARAPLSEDVPADEGAPIEGTPAEAAADEEQIAGLLDDERPRRSKLRRAPEAPSGWRGTRRRSKSRKVAKRAQAEYEVKEKVTDAVDTAGRVAWLTWRMVWTVVGVTVAVSLGLYLAATGVNGLARWMAKRAAERAQSAEGQSEAARDNLLVIAKDGGVAYGFLALRVEPEEQQVWGLAIPAAVFVEVPGQGLEKVGESLIGGPDVAMAAVSNFLGVRFDQYVVVDKAIYQSALEKQSVAGMIAGQQDTNLTAEAKTRFASVMDVAAGSRIGLAPLPVKPLSLGDEEYLEPQTEAVADLLAKWWDVTPESAAERVRIIVYNGAGVPGIGGVAAKQLIKAGFRVVSTGNADNFNYRETIITVETADAKPGEDVRRALGGVGKVSQRESTQGVADVIVIIGKDYKPPAGE
- a CDS encoding DMT family transporter, which codes for MSAGRFSRLAVSLALVAVAMVWGGTFVMVKAAVAAYPLYAFLGWRFTVASVAFVVLFPGVFKRFGPGTLRVGLLAGVLLTAGYVFQTWGLQGTSASKAAFITGMFVVITPVLQAVVLRRVPHAYALAGVGLAVVGMWLLTGGVDGWNSGDTRVLLCAVAYSAHMIVLGGLGRRHDAVALTLVQLATAAVFCGAVAAVVERPPLPTGGQLWLALAVTGVLASAVAFAVQTHAQRLLSPTSTALILVCEPAFGGLFGWWLGGDVFGAPQLAGAALILGGMVSAEALAMLRPRGASDARLEPAVEGPPVAELGETGG
- the rsfS gene encoding ribosome silencing factor, which codes for MNARGARALDAREHALLAAEAASDKKAVDLIAMNVADQLVVTDYFVIATGTSDRHVATIAEAVERRMRDAGVHCIGREGEREARWILLDFGDVVMHVFQPAEREFYRLDKLWNDAERLALPEEIASPETAGAGAGAPDGE
- a CDS encoding glutamate-5-semialdehyde dehydrogenase, which gives rise to MSEVTNLAKAAQVASRGLALTSTGQRNRALLAMAAALMSDQDAILAANAEDMEAAKAKNTAASLLDRLELNPARLKSMSEALKALSLLPDPVGEVVGGSKMHNGIRLEQIRVPLGVVAIIYEARPNVTADAAGLCIKTGNAVILRGGSMAIKSCLALTKTLAKAAVGTGLPDDCIQSIESTEHEAAEELMGLHGLVDVLIPRGGAGLIRSCVENSKVPVIETGVGNCHIYVHETADPKMAERIVVNAKCQRPGVCNAAETLLVDDEHYEKVLPPILKALEEQGVTIYGCDKTRGLGAITRINAATDEDWYAEYLDLKMAVKVVKNIDEAIRHITTYGSKHSEAIITTDYEAARQFVEAVDAAAVYVNASTRFTDGGEFGLGAEIGISTQKLHARGPMGLAALTSTKWVGYGSGQIRE